In Ovis canadensis isolate MfBH-ARS-UI-01 breed Bighorn chromosome 11, ARS-UI_OviCan_v2, whole genome shotgun sequence, the DNA window tggtaaagaatctgcctgcaatgcaggagacccaggttcgatccctgggttgggaagatcccctggggaagggcatggctaccaactccagcattcttgcctgggaaattacacagacagaggaggctagcgccgctacagtccataggtgcgctgagtcagacgcgactgagcaattaacacacacactgtGAATGAACCTTGTTCAGTACCTGACACCAGTGATGCTCCATGTGGTGAATGAGTGATAGATGGACGAGGTTGGCCCCCATGAAGCTGGGACCTGACTTCTAGACCCCCTAGTTCCGTGATGACCCCCATTTTTGCGGCAGTCCTTGGCAAAGTAAGCATCAGGTCCTAGTCCAGGACCTGGGATACAGACATGAACAAGATATTGACCCTAACCTCACAAGCCCTCACCTGCTCTGGGCCATCATTTCTTCCTGTGAAAAAGGAGAGAACCGGGTTAGACTTGCGGTTTCTGGGCCCACGGAGCTTAGGGCCTCAGGGTCTCATGAAAATCCAATCCAACCTCCTGTGCCCTCCGGAGGCTACACAGGCATGGCGATctattttttacttttggctgaGATTTCAACACCTCTCAGAATGGCTATCACTAGTTATCTCCTGCTGCTGAGAAATTCTTACTAGTAGTTTGActatgagaaaatgagaaaatcgATTTGGTAAGAACTCCTAAGTGATAAACAATAAATGCATTTCCTGGTGGCGAGAAGGTCGGCAGCCTTTGCTAAGTGATGGCTCGGGTCCTCAAGGGTTTTATCATAAACTGGGTCGTTCTAGAATTCTAGATAAATCAAACTCTAAGTGGAAGGTAGGGGGAGGAGCGAGGAAACGTGGGCCCAGATCTCTGAACCCCCAAGTTTGGGATATGTCAATTCTCCGATCTAAGCCTGCCTCGCCGGGAAAATTCCACGCCCGAATTGTGACGTCACCCCGTTGCCATGGCAGCGAAGGCAGACATTCCGCGGTGACCTCACTGCAGAACCAGGCAGCTGTCACATGACGCGCGGGCCGGAGACCGGTCGGGCGACATAGGGCCACCTGTTAAGTGAACCTGGTCGCCCCGACACCGCCCAAGGCCGAGCATCTAGAGGGTGGAGGCCTCGGGCCGGACGCTGGCTGCCCGAGCGGCCCCGGTCCTCCACCACCCAGGGAAAGGAAGGACAGAGCTGGGATGGGGCGGGGTCCAGCCCCTCCGCCCCACGCACGAAGGGTGGGCGGTGACTCCAGCCCCCGCCCAGCCCCGGCCCCGGCTTCCGGAGGAGCGACCCCGCCCCGGCTCCCCCCACCCGCTCCCGCCgacgcccccaccccagccctcggGTGGGCGGGGCGCCccggggaggggctggaggggcgTCTCGGGGCCCGAGAGAGGCGACTCACGCGTTGCCCACGTAGATCCTCGGGGTGACCTCGTTGCAGGGCTGGCTCGGGAGGCTGTAGCAGCCGCTGCCATCCGAGAGCAGGTCGTTGAGATCCTGCACGGAGAGCTCGAACGGGCCCGACATGGCGGCGGCAGGGCCCTGCACGCCCGGGCAGCCTCGAGCGAGGGAAGAGCGGCCGGGTCAGCTGGGCGGGGGCTCCGGAGCCGGGACCCGCCCCGTCCCGCCCCGGAGGCGGGCCCGCAAGGCGCGGGAAGCGGCGAAGCGCGGGCGCCCAGGCGCGCTCAGCTCCGGAAAGTATGTGCGCCGCTTGGCGCCCGGGGGACGCGGGGAAAGACCTCTGGGCCTGAATCCGGGGCGGAACTGCTGCCATCCTGGAGTTTCGGAGAGTCCTCTTCCCACCCCCCGCTGAGGCATGGACGTGCAGTAACTCCACTGGACTAAATGCAGGGCGCAATAAAAATTTTTCTTGACCGGGGGTACACCCAAGTGTCGCTTAATTTTCTCGGGATTACAGGGACACCCGGGTTCCGAGTGTGAGCTCTGACTGCCTGCTGCGGACCAGCAGCGTTGGCTTCACCCGGGAGCTGGTCAGAAATGTAAAAtctccgccccccccccgcccccaccccgccgcccAGCTCAGACCTGCTAAGGGAGGATGTGCATTTTACAAGCCCTGCTGGGGATCCCTACGAAGGTTAAAGGCTGAGAAGCCCAACTCGGGGGCACATTTCTTCCAGCCTAAAGCTTGGGCTCTATGCAAACAAGCATGGCATTCTGGCCCTGGgcagtgacttaacctctctgagcctgtttgttgaaaaaaaaaatgggggtaaTAAAAGCACCTAACTCCTAGGGCCTTTTGAAAGATTCAATATAACATTCCAGGAAAGCGCCCAAGCTTTGCATAGTGAGTACTAGGTAGGTGTTCTCCCTCCATCAGCAAACGTGTAGCGCACCCTCTAGGCGCTACACCTCCTAGAGCAGCTGCCAGCCCACTACAAGCCACATGATGTCAGCAACTCATCATTTACTGAGGTCCGGCTACCAGTAAATGACCATCCTCCTCCACTGGCATGAAAATGGCAGATCTCCACACCCTCCAAAGagcaactgtggtgctgggaatTCAGAAAACCCACATCCCGAGCCCAGTTCTGCCACTAACTTTCTCTAGAGCAGTTTGGTTGTTGCTctggacttcagtttcctcatctgcaaaatgaagacaTAGAATCAAATTATCATTAAGGATCTTGTATTGATATCTCCAATAGCTGTAGTCTCACACCTTCGGGGAAACCATTGCAGTGGAGACTACACTTGAAGCCCAAGGTGTATAacaacccccaccaccaccaccacctcatgCCTTCCCACCCCTTCCAGACAACAAATTTTTTCCTGCTGCCTTTGGTGGcacctgcattccaggcaggtgGGAAAtcttctgagcctcagtcccCATCTTGACTTGGACCTAGGTTAACTTTCAaaagagaagcccagggacaaCCAGGCATGCTCCACTGCTCCTCTTTCTTCCCTGGGGACCTGTCCCTGATGTCATAACTGGGTAACTATGACAACCCATCATGGACCGCTAAGTACCTCACAGAGGTACTTAGAGGCCTGGGTGCCTCATTTCAGAAGTGAGACTAGGAAGAGAAGATGAACAATTCCCTGGATTATCTGGCCTACCCTGTAATTGTCTCTAATCATAGACAGAGCACATCCTTCAGGAAGAAGCTGGACTTTGGCCACTATGCATTTCATAAGAATAGAATACAAATAGGTATGTGGGGCAATTTAAACTGGACACTATGACTAGGATTCTGAAACGGCTCACCTTAAGAGTTATTGATGGTAAACCAGAGCAGTACACAGCTTTGCAATGATATGGCCTTATCTGCTGAGTCTGATCAAGACGACATTAGCGTCAGTGACAAAATTTATCttccaccagggagttcccttgaTGGAAACACTCATTTAAGCTCTTTCAAGCCAAAAAgctagacagaggatgagactgcagCATTCAGTAGCCAGGTTAGTCATATTGGGAAAGAGTGGGAGAAAGGCTCTTTCATTAGCTTCAAGGAACATTTCTgtctgtaaattttatttttctcagctcTCATCATGCTTTCATGTCTGCTCAAAACTCTTCAAAAGATGTCAGTTTGGGAAAGTCAACTAAACCAGAATCCCTGAACTGAATTGGTTCAGAATTCAAACTTGTAATGTTTTAATCAGTGTCATTGTGTAGAATGTGAGCAGAGTCTCTAAGGCTACTAACAGGATACCTGTGACATAACAttgctctctttccttcctctccagtGAAGCCTACTGTTGATACCAAACCTCCAGCAGCGCACACACATCACATCTTAAAATTGAGCAAACTACAGGTATTTGTTCTTGCCATCTGCAGATGTACCTTATCTATGTCCCAAAGAGGTCCAGTTTCCCAGAGCCTTCTAAATACCCActacttcctcctcctctccataTACCACCCCTGGATTCCTCAGCCCTACTCTTAGTCTCCACTGTAGCCCCCAGTTTGCCCCTTTCCCATAACCCCACAGGAGGGGGATGCTCACCACTGTGAGAGGGAGCACCAGGTAGTGATGATGTCACCATGGTTGGGTGGGGTTTCTCACCAGGGTGAACAAAAGAGAATCGACAAAATTGAATACGAAAACAAGCAACTGTGTCAAAAAATCGCCAAT includes these proteins:
- the CFAP97D1 gene encoding sperm axonemal maintenance protein CFAP97D1; amino-acid sequence: MNNSLDYLAYPVIVSNHRQSTSFRKKLDFGHYAFHKNRIQIVKPTVDTKPPAAHTHHILKLSKLQGEQKRIDKIEYENKQLCQKIANAHRGPAKVDCWNEYFSKSLNRETRNRELVRITVENQGILKRLGDRKPHYDRKSSELDWQNSRRYIRNTTRYLLSRDK